The Thamnophis elegans isolate rThaEle1 chromosome 15, rThaEle1.pri, whole genome shotgun sequence genome includes a window with the following:
- the LOC116518233 gene encoding vacuolar protein sorting-associated protein 13D-like yields MTRSSSRPTDRTQAERIRRPRCCRGPQGLLPRYSGRQAEGQEILFKLTDNLQEEFFIAVENVDGYGVIISSKAVYFLKSGETMDREAIFLEVKYDDLYHCLISRDHGEVYVQLTKKAVNSASGVAMPGPSHQKPMVHVSAEDVAVRLCQEINYAKSLFYEQQLMLRSGEQHEQLELDS; encoded by the exons ATGACCCGTTCTTCCTCTCGTCCGACTGACAGGACCCAGGCGGAGCGGATACGGAGGCCGCGGTGCTGCCGGGGACCCCAAGGGCTGCTCCCCCGCTACTCGGGGAGGCAGGCGGAAGGCCAGGAGATACTCTTCAAGCTGACGGACAACCTGCAGGAGGAGTT cTTCATCGCGGTGGAGAACGTGGACGGCTACGGCGTGATCATCTCCTCCAAAGCGGTTTACTTCCTCAAGAGCGGCGAGACCATGGACCGAGAGGCCATCTTCCTGGAGGTCAAGTACGACGACCTCTACCACTGCCTTATCTCCAGGGACCATGGAGAGGTCTACGTCCAGCTGACCAAGAAAGCCGTCAATTCGGCCAGCGGCGTGGCCATGCCGGGCCCGTCGCATCAGAAGCCCATG GTCCACGTCTCCGCCGAGGACGTGGCCGTCCGTCTCTGCCAAGAAATCAACTATGCAAAGAGCCTTTTTTATGAGCAGCAACTCATGCTGAGGTCCGGCGAGCAGCACGAACAGTTAGAACTGGACTCCTGA